A segment of the Terribacillus aidingensis genome:
GGGCAAGCATTTTTCACCCTATCCGTCGGTGTATCCGTCATGGTTACTTATGCTTCCTACTTGCCAAAGACGCAGCATCTACCGCAAGCGACTTTTTCCATCATTATTATTAATATTTTTGTAGCACTTTTAGCAGGCTTAGCTATCTTCCCTGGAGTATTCTCCTTTGGGCTGGAACCTGATGCTGGCCCGGTACTGATCTTTGCTGTCTTGCCAGCGGTATTCAGCAACATGCAATTCGGTACCCTATTCTTCATCATCTTCCTGCTATTATTCTTATTTGCAGCTTTAACCTCTGCCTTCTCTATGCTGGAGATCTTTGTGGCTGCCACGACAAAAAAAGACAACACCAAGCGCACAAAACGATCATGGCAGCTCGGCATGTTGATTTTCTTGGTCGGAATTCCGTCCTGTCTGTCATATGGCGTGCTGTCTGACTTCCTTATATTCGACAAGACAATATTTGACTTGTTCGATTATACAGTCAGCAATATATTAATGCCCTTGGGAGCATTGCTTATTTCACTCTTTGTCCCGCTAAAAATAAAGAAAAGCGAGCTTTTTGAAGAATTGGCTCTTGGATCGAATGTTGGCAGGAGCTTCTTTAATGTCTGGTATTATTTATTAAAATATGTCACGCCAATCGCTATTATTATTGTCTTTTTAGATGTGCTTGGGCTTTGGGATTTTATTTTTGGATTATTTTCATAAGTGGATAGTTGAGAGGACGTAGGTTTACGTCCTCTTTGTTTATGTATCCAATCTCCAAATCTAAGCAGAAACGAAGAAGGCGGGTATGTCTATATGCTTGTTGATTTCACTTCATATGAAACAGAGCCCCTTCTGCTTTCACAGAAAAGGCTCATAAACTCTGATTATATTGTTTTATCTTTTAGAGGTATCATTCTGAGAGTCTCGTGTCGCTCTCAATCAACTATTTTTGTCCCATGAACTTCTCTAACATTCAGTTCAGAAGTGATAAAGTTAAGGTTTTTACTAGAAATTCCTCCACCAGGAAGGATAATGATCCTGTCATTTGCATGCTCAATATATTCCTTCAACCTGGCTAGATTATCTTCGACTCTCGTATCTAACGGGCCTCCATGGGTTAGGATTCGGTGTACCCCGTGTTCCACCAGCCAATCAATCGCTTTAAGCTGATTTTCAGGGCTTATATGGTCAAACGCCATGTGAAAGGTTATCTCCAGTCCTTTTGCTACATCCAATAAAGGGATCATAGCGTCTTCATC
Coding sequences within it:
- a CDS encoding copper homeostasis protein CutC, coding for MLKEVCVENFTNVPEVIAKGADRVELCDNLAAGGTTVSHGVAEVTINYCHGKDIKVMSMIRPRGGNFVFSKEEVDMMKRDLVHLKELGSDGVVLGCLNDTGWIDEDAMIPLLDVAKGLEITFHMAFDHISPENQLKAIDWLVEHGVHRILTHGGPLDTRVEDNLARLKEYIEHANDRIIILPGGGISSKNLNFITSELNVREVHGTKIVD
- a CDS encoding sodium-dependent transporter, which translates into the protein MSQEHWKSKLGFILAAAGSAIGLGAIWKFPYIAGTGGGGAFFLIFLLFTVILGAPLLIGEFIIGRRTKLDAVSAYQKIAPGSFWTVIGRLGVVTCFILLSFYSVVGGWIIIYLFEAIRGSLNGLSQDGYGTLFNDIISNPGPTLFAQFLFMLIAILVVAKGVQKGIEVTSKIMMPALFLLFLILVIRSVSLDGSMEGIKFLLVPDFSNLTSESVLFALGQAFFTLSVGVSVMVTYASYLPKTQHLPQATFSIIIINIFVALLAGLAIFPGVFSFGLEPDAGPVLIFAVLPAVFSNMQFGTLFFIIFLLLFLFAALTSAFSMLEIFVAATTKKDNTKRTKRSWQLGMLIFLVGIPSCLSYGVLSDFLIFDKTIFDLFDYTVSNILMPLGALLISLFVPLKIKKSELFEELALGSNVGRSFFNVWYYLLKYVTPIAIIIVFLDVLGLWDFIFGLFS